In one Geotoga petraea genomic region, the following are encoded:
- a CDS encoding type I CRISPR-associated protein Cas7, whose amino-acid sequence MKFKKRVYGAVSIKSKMANFNADFTGRPKSISRGEYFASDKAVKFPMKYMWDKDGEKVMYIRSYTETENKKKEKKIVPRTLSERYEYLFETEINKKDSNEVMGNLFSCIDVLNFGATFAEGGQNLSITGAVQFNQGMNKYSETKVITQDILSPFKDATSEDAQMTSIGKKIVTDEAHYIYGFSVNPKSYEEYENIVEGFEGYSEEAYEKFKEAALISTTALNTNSKFGCENELGIFVETKEDSKMYLPDISNFIEFSKSEKDVFDLNKLEFLNDYIEEIEKIEIYYNEFLTEIKMEKLNKLPIKLMNIYTKKEVE is encoded by the coding sequence ATGAAATTTAAAAAAAGAGTATACGGGGCAGTGTCGATAAAATCAAAGATGGCTAATTTTAATGCAGATTTTACAGGTAGACCAAAATCAATTTCAAGAGGAGAATATTTTGCAAGTGATAAAGCAGTAAAATTCCCTATGAAATATATGTGGGATAAAGATGGAGAAAAGGTAATGTATATTAGATCTTATACTGAAACAGAGAACAAAAAGAAAGAAAAGAAGATAGTTCCAAGAACACTATCTGAGAGATACGAGTATTTATTTGAAACAGAAATAAATAAAAAGGATTCAAATGAAGTGATGGGGAACCTCTTTTCATGTATAGACGTTTTAAATTTTGGAGCAACATTTGCAGAAGGTGGACAAAATTTATCTATAACAGGAGCAGTTCAATTTAATCAAGGAATGAACAAATACTCTGAAACAAAAGTAATAACACAAGATATATTATCTCCTTTTAAAGATGCAACTTCTGAAGATGCGCAGATGACATCTATAGGTAAAAAAATTGTGACAGATGAGGCCCATTATATTTATGGCTTTTCTGTAAACCCAAAATCATATGAAGAATATGAAAATATTGTAGAAGGATTTGAAGGTTATTCGGAAGAAGCATACGAAAAATTTAAAGAAGCCGCACTAATAAGCACAACAGCATTAAATACTAATTCAAAATTTGGTTGTGAAAACGAATTAGGTATATTTGTTGAGACAAAAGAAGATTCAAAAATGTATTTACCAGATATCTCTAATTTTATAGAATTTTCAAAAAGTGAAAAAGATGTATTTGATCTTAATAAACTTGAATTTTTAAATGATTATATAGAAGAAATAGAAAAAATAGAAATATATTATAATGAATTTTTAACAGAAATAAAAATGGAAAAATTAAATAAATTACCTATAAAATTGATGAACATATATACAAAAAAAGAGGTTGAGTAA
- a CDS encoding MATE family efflux transporter encodes MPAGNKSDRLGQEKISKLLIKLSLPAIAGMIIQSLYNIIDSIYIGNLGTEYLSALSLAFPVQLIIIALGVGTGIGASSLISRLLGEGRKKRASNAAEHVFILAIVYGAVIGTIGFFLSDEIMSIFTNDPVLIDLSQRYIRIIMTGSLAIFAPATFNYILRGEGNTFLPMVTMFIGAITNIILDPLLIYGIWIFPEMGVEGAATATIIARTLGGIFITFVLFSDKNEIKFNFKLFKFDFQIIKDIFKVGIPAMVNRLMFSFAITIINGILGMYNTTAIGVMGVVFRLQSFYLMAVFGLNQGYLPLLGYNYGYKKPERMKRTVLIGWLTALTFGAIGFTVFQVFTEPLLRMFNSNPEFIEIGIPAFRKVSISYMFMALNVIGAGTFQALGKGVPSLVITFLRQALILLPSMYILARIGGLDSAWFAFPIAESIAFIVNIIWVVLLLRKNMKEMKNENMQKEYVKQE; translated from the coding sequence ATGCCGGCAGGAAACAAATCTGACAGACTCGGACAAGAAAAAATAAGTAAATTATTGATAAAACTATCTCTTCCTGCAATAGCAGGAATGATAATTCAGTCTTTATACAACATAATAGACAGTATTTATATTGGAAACCTTGGAACAGAATACCTTTCTGCACTATCCCTTGCTTTCCCCGTCCAATTAATAATAATAGCTTTAGGCGTTGGTACTGGGATAGGAGCCAGTTCTTTAATATCCAGACTTCTGGGAGAAGGAAGAAAGAAAAGAGCGAGTAATGCGGCGGAACATGTTTTTATACTGGCTATAGTATATGGTGCAGTAATAGGAACAATAGGTTTTTTCTTATCAGATGAAATAATGTCTATATTTACAAACGATCCCGTACTAATTGACTTATCTCAAAGATACATAAGGATAATCATGACTGGTTCATTGGCAATTTTTGCTCCAGCTACATTTAACTACATTCTGAGAGGTGAAGGAAACACTTTTCTTCCCATGGTTACTATGTTTATTGGGGCCATAACGAATATAATATTAGATCCATTATTGATATATGGAATATGGATATTTCCAGAAATGGGGGTAGAAGGAGCTGCAACTGCTACTATAATTGCAAGAACTCTTGGAGGAATATTCATAACATTTGTTCTATTTAGCGATAAAAACGAAATTAAATTCAATTTTAAGCTTTTCAAGTTTGATTTTCAAATAATAAAAGATATTTTTAAAGTAGGAATACCAGCAATGGTAAACAGACTGATGTTTAGTTTTGCCATAACTATAATAAATGGAATACTTGGTATGTACAACACCACTGCAATAGGTGTTATGGGTGTAGTATTTAGACTTCAATCCTTTTATCTAATGGCAGTGTTTGGATTGAATCAAGGTTATCTACCGTTGCTCGGGTACAATTACGGATACAAAAAACCCGAAAGAATGAAAAGAACAGTTCTTATTGGATGGCTAACCGCTTTAACCTTTGGAGCCATAGGCTTTACAGTATTCCAGGTTTTCACAGAACCTCTTCTGAGAATGTTTAATTCAAATCCAGAATTTATAGAAATTGGTATACCAGCTTTTAGAAAAGTAAGCATATCTTACATGTTTATGGCTTTAAATGTCATAGGAGCTGGAACATTCCAGGCACTTGGAAAAGGTGTACCGAGTTTAGTAATAACATTTTTAAGACAGGCATTGATACTTTTGCCATCAATGTATATTTTAGCAAGGATAGGAGGGCTTGACTCGGCATGGTTTGCCTTTCCAATAGCAGAATCAATTGCTTTCATAGTAAACATAATTTGGGTAGTTCTGTTACTAAGAAAAAATATGAAAGAAATGAAAAATGAAAATATGCAAAAAGAATATGTAAAACAAGAATAG
- a CDS encoding Ldh family oxidoreductase: MAMVYDDVSWVDFDKLENFMTDVFKSVGVPEEDAKICANVLIAADKRGIDTHGIGRLKPIYIDRINDGIQKPVTNFEIVRETPTTAVVDGHDGMGHVIGYKSMKMAIEKAKKYGMGMVVVRNSTHYGIAGYYGLMASEQDMIGITGTNARPSVAPTWGVEPMLGTNPLTFVMPTDEEFPFFADFATPVSQRGKIEMYDRAGKEVPEGWVVGKDGKSKTDPKEILKLILAGEASLVPLGGIGEENGGYKGYDYATVVEILSAALQQGAFLKALSGFDKDGNKRPYRLGHFFIAIGINAFTEPEKFKKTTGQILRELRNSEKMPGAERIWTAGEKEYETWLERKDKGAPLNKKLREQIIELRDKYNLNYKFDFEKG, from the coding sequence ATGGCTATGGTTTATGATGATGTATCTTGGGTAGATTTTGACAAATTGGAAAATTTCATGACAGATGTTTTTAAAAGTGTTGGTGTACCAGAAGAAGATGCGAAAATATGTGCCAATGTTTTAATTGCCGCAGATAAAAGAGGAATAGATACTCACGGAATAGGCAGGTTAAAACCTATTTACATAGATAGAATAAACGATGGAATACAAAAACCAGTAACAAATTTTGAAATTGTTAGAGAAACTCCAACAACAGCTGTGGTAGACGGACACGATGGGATGGGTCATGTAATAGGTTACAAATCCATGAAAATGGCTATAGAAAAAGCAAAGAAATATGGAATGGGCATGGTTGTGGTAAGAAACTCCACTCATTATGGAATCGCAGGATATTACGGACTTATGGCATCAGAACAAGACATGATTGGAATAACAGGAACAAATGCCAGACCTTCTGTGGCTCCAACTTGGGGAGTAGAACCTATGCTTGGAACAAACCCTTTGACTTTTGTTATGCCTACAGACGAAGAATTTCCTTTCTTCGCTGACTTTGCAACACCAGTATCTCAAAGAGGAAAAATTGAAATGTATGATAGAGCTGGTAAAGAAGTACCGGAAGGCTGGGTAGTTGGGAAAGACGGAAAAAGCAAAACAGACCCAAAAGAAATATTAAAATTGATCCTTGCAGGAGAAGCTTCATTAGTTCCTCTTGGAGGAATAGGTGAAGAAAACGGTGGCTATAAAGGATATGATTATGCAACGGTTGTAGAAATCCTTTCAGCTGCTTTACAACAAGGGGCATTTTTAAAAGCTCTTTCAGGTTTTGATAAAGACGGAAACAAAAGGCCATATAGATTGGGACACTTTTTTATAGCAATTGGTATAAACGCATTTACAGAACCAGAAAAATTCAAAAAAACAACAGGTCAAATATTGAGAGAATTGAGAAATTCAGAAAAGATGCCAGGAGCAGAAAGAATATGGACTGCAGGAGAAAAAGAATACGAAACATGGCTCGAAAGAAAAGACAAAGGAGCACCATTAAACAAAAAGCTTAGAGAACAGATAATAGAGTTAAGAGATAAATACAATTTGAATTACAAATTTGATTTTGAAAAGGGATGA
- a CDS encoding CRISPR-associated endoribonuclease Cas6 — translation MKYYELLTTVFSKKDIDYQEINWRIGELINQSMYFSEELKKFHKENKIKYYVFSGLSPIEKDKVYKRGRVYFFRLKSLNKSFIEEIKNNYNKINNDFFHIVSSEINVYQQQFITSLYTLNASISTLDGNKGYWKKEDGLELIKERIKNNLLKKYENYFEEELDLKDEFIEYIEVINKKPIVYKYKDFKVLGNKFNIKVGTSVESQKLAKLANAVGILEKNSSLGGGYVIGK, via the coding sequence ATGAAATATTATGAGTTGTTAACCACTGTATTTTCGAAAAAAGATATAGATTATCAAGAGATAAACTGGCGTATTGGGGAATTGATAAATCAAAGTATGTATTTTTCTGAGGAGCTAAAAAAGTTTCATAAAGAAAATAAAATAAAGTACTATGTTTTTAGCGGATTATCTCCAATTGAAAAAGATAAAGTTTACAAAAGGGGGAGAGTGTATTTTTTTAGATTAAAATCATTGAATAAATCATTTATTGAAGAAATCAAAAATAATTACAATAAAATCAACAATGATTTTTTTCATATAGTTTCATCTGAAATAAATGTTTACCAACAGCAATTTATAACAAGTCTTTATACTTTAAATGCTTCAATCAGTACATTAGATGGAAATAAAGGTTATTGGAAAAAAGAAGATGGGTTAGAGTTAATAAAAGAAAGAATAAAAAACAATCTTTTAAAAAAGTATGAAAACTATTTTGAAGAAGAATTAGATTTGAAAGATGAATTTATTGAGTATATAGAAGTGATAAATAAAAAGCCTATAGTTTACAAATACAAAGATTTTAAAGTTTTAGGGAATAAATTCAATATTAAAGTAGGTACATCGGTGGAATCTCAAAAATTAGCGAAATTAGCAAATGCTGTAGGAATTTTAGAAAAAAATAGTAGCCTCGGTGGAGGATACGTTATTGGAAAATAA
- a CDS encoding NAD(P)-dependent malic enzyme: MDMREKALKEHELWRGKLEIKSKVKVNTSEDLAIAYTPGVAEPCKEIEKDIENVYKYTMKSNTIAVVTDGSAVLGLGDIGPEAALPVMEGKCVLFKEFADIDAFPICLDTNDVDEIVNTIKIISPGLGGVNLEDISAPRCFEIERRLKQDLKIPVFHDDQHGTAIIVLAGIMNSLKIIKKQKENLKVVISGAGSAGIAIAKILLNFGIKNIILTDRKGILTQMEDNWAKREIADMTNPEKIQGDLSEALINSDIFIGVSAPGIVTKEMIETMNKDAIVFAMANPVPEIMPEEAKAGGARIIGTGRSDFPNQVNNVLAFPGILKGALKARTQITEEMKIAAAKAIAEMIPEEELNEENILPKAFKPGIAENVANAVINAAEK; this comes from the coding sequence ATGGATATGAGAGAAAAGGCTTTAAAAGAACACGAATTATGGAGAGGAAAGCTCGAAATAAAATCGAAAGTAAAGGTTAACACATCAGAAGATTTAGCCATAGCATACACCCCAGGAGTTGCTGAACCTTGTAAAGAAATAGAAAAAGATATAGAAAATGTTTATAAATATACCATGAAATCAAATACTATTGCTGTAGTTACAGATGGTTCTGCAGTTCTTGGCCTTGGTGATATAGGCCCAGAAGCAGCACTCCCGGTTATGGAAGGGAAATGTGTTCTTTTCAAAGAATTTGCAGATATAGATGCTTTCCCAATATGTTTGGACACAAACGATGTAGACGAAATAGTAAATACAATAAAAATAATATCTCCCGGACTCGGTGGGGTAAACCTCGAAGACATATCCGCTCCAAGATGCTTTGAAATAGAAAGACGACTAAAACAAGATTTAAAAATCCCTGTTTTTCACGATGATCAACATGGTACTGCGATAATAGTTCTTGCAGGTATAATGAACTCTTTAAAAATAATAAAAAAGCAAAAAGAAAATTTAAAGGTAGTTATAAGTGGTGCTGGTTCAGCAGGAATAGCAATAGCAAAAATATTGTTGAACTTTGGGATAAAAAATATAATACTTACAGACAGAAAAGGAATACTAACTCAAATGGAAGATAATTGGGCAAAAAGAGAAATAGCAGATATGACAAATCCAGAAAAAATACAAGGTGATCTTTCTGAAGCTTTGATAAACAGCGATATTTTCATTGGTGTTTCTGCACCTGGAATAGTGACAAAAGAAATGATAGAAACAATGAATAAAGATGCAATAGTCTTTGCAATGGCAAACCCTGTACCAGAAATAATGCCAGAAGAAGCCAAAGCAGGTGGGGCGAGAATAATTGGTACAGGTAGATCAGATTTTCCAAATCAGGTAAACAATGTACTCGCTTTTCCAGGGATACTAAAAGGTGCTCTAAAAGCCAGAACACAAATTACTGAAGAAATGAAAATAGCAGCTGCAAAGGCAATAGCAGAAATGATTCCAGAAGAAGAATTAAACGAAGAAAATATATTGCCAAAAGCTTTTAAACCAGGAATTGCAGAAAACGTTGCAAATGCCGTAATAAATGCAGCTGAAAAATAA
- the cas5b gene encoding type I-B CRISPR-associated protein Cas5b, whose product MKALKFNLSGKTAFFKKPDVNQYAYYTYNNIHKIALLGVFGAIIGLKGYNQQKKEKYPEFYEKLKDFKISIVPKKKYFDKKIQIFNNTVGYASQEANNILNVREQWLEEPEWDIYILENQSQEYEKIENFLLNKKTEYIPYLGKNDHSADIKDVEKVNLSKEEKINHIDSIFLEKICELGIYPYDDENEYILKEKQPIKLNEMYNFYEFENTIYTNLEIEKLKNGSDVYTDGEKILYFF is encoded by the coding sequence ATGAAAGCTCTGAAATTCAATTTGAGTGGAAAAACGGCTTTTTTTAAAAAACCAGATGTAAATCAATATGCCTATTATACTTACAACAATATACATAAAATAGCATTATTAGGAGTATTTGGAGCTATTATAGGGTTAAAAGGATATAATCAACAAAAAAAAGAAAAATATCCAGAATTTTATGAAAAATTAAAAGATTTTAAAATATCAATAGTACCAAAGAAAAAGTATTTTGACAAAAAAATACAAATATTTAATAATACAGTCGGTTATGCTTCTCAAGAAGCTAATAACATCTTAAATGTAAGAGAACAATGGTTAGAAGAACCAGAATGGGATATATATATATTAGAAAACCAAAGTCAGGAATATGAGAAAATAGAAAACTTCCTTTTAAATAAAAAAACCGAATATATCCCTTATTTAGGTAAAAATGATCATTCAGCAGATATAAAAGATGTAGAAAAAGTGAACCTATCAAAAGAAGAAAAAATAAACCATATAGATTCAATATTTTTAGAAAAAATATGTGAATTAGGGATTTATCCATATGATGATGAAAATGAATATATTCTAAAAGAAAAGCAACCAATTAAATTAAACGAAATGTATAATTTCTATGAATTTGAAAATACAATATACACAAATTTAGAAATTGAAAAATTGAAAAATGGCAGCGATGTATATACTGATGGAGAAAAAATCTTGTACTTCTTCTAA